A region from the Lonchura striata isolate bLonStr1 chromosome 16, bLonStr1.mat, whole genome shotgun sequence genome encodes:
- the PDAP1 gene encoding 28 kDa heat- and acid-stable phosphoprotein: MPKGRKGGHKGRARQYTSPEEIDAQLQAEKQKAREEEEQEEGGEGATGDPKKEKKSLDSDESDEDDEDYQQKRKGVEGLIDIENPNRVIQTTKKVTQLDLDGPKELSRREREEIEKQKAKERYMKMHLAGKTEQAKADLARLAIIRKQREEAARKKEEERKAKDEAAMAGKRLQSLSLNK, encoded by the exons GTAGAAAAGGAGGCCACAAAGGCCGAGCAAGGCAGTACACGAGTCCTGAGGAGATTGATGCCCAGCTCcaagcagaaaagcaaaaggcAAGG gaagaggaggagcaagAAGAAGGTGGTGAAGGAGCAACAGGGGACCctaaaaaagagaagaaatcttTAGATTCAGATGAGAgtgatgaagatgatgaggaTTATCAG CAAAAGCGCAAAGGAGTGGAGGGGTTGATAGACATAGAGAACCCCAACCGTGTCATTCAGACAACCAAAAAAGTCACTCAGCTGGACCTGGATGGACCCAAGGAGCTCTCACGACGAGAGAG AGAGGAAATAGAGAagcaaaaggcaaaagaaagatACATGAAAATGCACCTAGCTGGGAAAACAGAGCAAGCCAAGGCAGACCTTGCCCGATTAGCCATCATTCGGAAGCAAAGGGAAGAAGCTgccagaaagaaagaagaagaaagaaaag caAAAGACGAAGCGGCCATGGCAGGTAAAAGACTGCAGTCACTATCCCTTAACAAGTAA